In Bombyx mori chromosome 11, ASM3026992v2, one genomic interval encodes:
- the LOC101743205 gene encoding GDNF-inducible zinc finger protein 1 isoform X2: MVSTMASFLCFVCHSTINSITNEATREKYREVIGMNLCQDSHLCHICRHILNKLWLFRSKCLKRSSEYPSLFSEDVPIRLQRTDTECHILCPKSDSCQTLQTGYSSQYVCDERNLDENRKDADDYHVHQLQDERNYIDYYEDLDALNEFYGNDNPIVDKGANALNVLDDDNIDGEIEGSVPEQIKIQNEFIEDHVQMINDDGNEGSAKLDDTKTRKVKNKRQKKILTDLEEQKAVLDAMRKGKKYLEAEFKCYNCAVGFLFKDTYQAHMMRHEESNGEYRCEVCTLRFACASVLRAHSKTHSLERSRRRVKVDANGTQVPCHLCGRIFMDTTNLKQHLKRFHNQKNNNRTYSCSVCGKSYSNQGAVRTHMIKFNCDKCPSTFSSPYTLNQHKKKHDDVTALHHCETCDVTYNSRKSLMAHKRNTFAHQQTVFACRACNRLCPTKRSLESHMAAVHSATKDFCCEVCDARYTNRKSWVRHVATHDPSRAKEVFICYRCPKTFKSRSMLTRHLKKVCEKEKLIIEENNYYQENVSNL, encoded by the exons aTGGTTTCAACGATGGCGTCGTTCCTATGTTTCGTTTGCCATAGCACGATCAACTCTATAACAAACGAGGCGACGCGCGAGAAATATCGCGAAGTCATAGGAATGaat TTATGTCAGGATTCGCATTTGTGCCATATATGCAGACacatactcaacaaattatGGTTATTCAGATCTAAATGTCTGAAGAGGAGTTCTGAGTATCCTAGTTTGTTCAG TGAAGATGTTCCTATACGTTTGCAAAGAACCGACACGGAATGCCACATACTGTGCCCGAAGTCTGACTCATGCCAAACCTTACAGACCGGGTATAGCTCCCAATACGTTTGTGATGAACGAAATTTGGACGAAAATCGTAAAGACGCAGATGATTATCACGTACACCAGCTGCAAGATGAAAGGAATTACATTGATTACTACGAAGATCTAGATGCGCTAAATGAATTTTACGGCAACGATAATCCGATTGTTGATAAAGGTGCTAACGCTTTAAACGTTTTGGACGATGATAATATTGATGGCGAAATCGAAGGTAGCGTGCcagaacaaataaaaattcaaaatgaatttattgaaGATCACGTGCAGATGATAAATGATGATGGAAATGAGGGATCAGCTAAATTGGACGATACGAAAACGAGGAAGGTCAAAAACAAGAGGCAGAAAAAGATTTTAACTGATCTAGAAGAGCAGAAAGCGGTTTTGGACGCTATGAGGAAAGGGAAGAAGTATTTAGAGGCGGAATTCAAATGTTATAATTGCGCTGTTGGATTCCTATTTAAGGACACTTATCAGGCGCATATGATGAGACACGAAGAG TCAAACGGTGAATATCGTTGCGAGGTGTGCACCCTGCGTTTTGCGTGTGCGTCCGTATTGCGCGCGCACAGCAAGACTCATAGTCTAGAACGTTCTAGACGACGGGTTAAAGTCGACGCGAACGGTACGCAAGTCCCTTGTCACTTGTGCGGAAGGATTTTCAT GGATACGACAAATTTGAAACAGCACTTAAAGAGATTCCACAATCAGAAGAACAATAACCGCACGTATTCGTGCAGCGTCTGCGGGAAGAGCTACAGCAACCAGGGAGCGGTCCGGACACATATGAT AAAGTTCAACTGCGACAAATGCCCCTCGACATTCAGCAGCCCGTACACCCTGAACCAGCACAAGAAGAAGCATGATGACGTCACAGCGCTGCATCATTGTGAGACGTGTGACGTCACGTACAACAGCCGGAAGAGTCTTATGGCCCATAAGAGGAATACTTTTGCACATCAGCAGACTGT TTTCGCCTGTCGGGCGTGCAACAGGCTGTGTCCTACGAAACGCTCCCTGGAATCGCACATGGCCGCCGTCCACTCGGCGACGAAGGACTTCTGTTGCGAAGTCTGCGACGCTAGGTACACGAATCGAAAGTCTTGGGTGCGACACGTGGCGACCCACGACCCGAGCAGAGCCAAAGAGGTCTTCATATGCTACCGGTGCCCGAAGACTTTTAAG tcCCGTAGCATGCTAACCCGACATCTGAAGAAAGTTTGCGAGAAAGAAAAGTTGATAATCGAAGAAAATAATTACTATCAAGAAAACGTTTCTAATTTATAA
- the LOC101743205 gene encoding GDNF-inducible zinc finger protein 1 isoform X1, which yields MVSTMASFLCFVCHSTINSITNEATREKYREVIGMNLCQDSHLCHICRHILNKLWLFRSKCLKRSSEYPSLFSEDVPIRLQRTDTECHILCPKSDSCQTLQTGYSSQYVCDERNLDENRKDADDYHVHQLQDERNYIDYYEDLDALNEFYGNDNPIVDKGANALNVLDDDNIDGEIEGSVPEQIKIQNEFIEDHVQMINDDGNEGSAKLDDTKTRKVKNKRQKKILTDLEEQKAVLDAMRKGKKYLEAEFKCYNCAVGFLFKDTYQAHMMRHEESNGEYRCEVCTLRFACASVLRAHSKTHSLERSRRRVKVDANGTQVPCHLCGRIFMDTTNLKQHLKRFHNQKNNNRTYSCSVCGKSYSNQGAVRTHMIKHINRKFNCDKCPSTFSSPYTLNQHKKKHDDVTALHHCETCDVTYNSRKSLMAHKRNTFAHQQTVFACRACNRLCPTKRSLESHMAAVHSATKDFCCEVCDARYTNRKSWVRHVATHDPSRAKEVFICYRCPKTFKSRSMLTRHLKKVCEKEKLIIEENNYYQENVSNL from the exons aTGGTTTCAACGATGGCGTCGTTCCTATGTTTCGTTTGCCATAGCACGATCAACTCTATAACAAACGAGGCGACGCGCGAGAAATATCGCGAAGTCATAGGAATGaat TTATGTCAGGATTCGCATTTGTGCCATATATGCAGACacatactcaacaaattatGGTTATTCAGATCTAAATGTCTGAAGAGGAGTTCTGAGTATCCTAGTTTGTTCAG TGAAGATGTTCCTATACGTTTGCAAAGAACCGACACGGAATGCCACATACTGTGCCCGAAGTCTGACTCATGCCAAACCTTACAGACCGGGTATAGCTCCCAATACGTTTGTGATGAACGAAATTTGGACGAAAATCGTAAAGACGCAGATGATTATCACGTACACCAGCTGCAAGATGAAAGGAATTACATTGATTACTACGAAGATCTAGATGCGCTAAATGAATTTTACGGCAACGATAATCCGATTGTTGATAAAGGTGCTAACGCTTTAAACGTTTTGGACGATGATAATATTGATGGCGAAATCGAAGGTAGCGTGCcagaacaaataaaaattcaaaatgaatttattgaaGATCACGTGCAGATGATAAATGATGATGGAAATGAGGGATCAGCTAAATTGGACGATACGAAAACGAGGAAGGTCAAAAACAAGAGGCAGAAAAAGATTTTAACTGATCTAGAAGAGCAGAAAGCGGTTTTGGACGCTATGAGGAAAGGGAAGAAGTATTTAGAGGCGGAATTCAAATGTTATAATTGCGCTGTTGGATTCCTATTTAAGGACACTTATCAGGCGCATATGATGAGACACGAAGAG TCAAACGGTGAATATCGTTGCGAGGTGTGCACCCTGCGTTTTGCGTGTGCGTCCGTATTGCGCGCGCACAGCAAGACTCATAGTCTAGAACGTTCTAGACGACGGGTTAAAGTCGACGCGAACGGTACGCAAGTCCCTTGTCACTTGTGCGGAAGGATTTTCAT GGATACGACAAATTTGAAACAGCACTTAAAGAGATTCCACAATCAGAAGAACAATAACCGCACGTATTCGTGCAGCGTCTGCGGGAAGAGCTACAGCAACCAGGGAGCGGTCCGGACACATATGAT TAAACACATCAACAGAAAGTTCAACTGCGACAAATGCCCCTCGACATTCAGCAGCCCGTACACCCTGAACCAGCACAAGAAGAAGCATGATGACGTCACAGCGCTGCATCATTGTGAGACGTGTGACGTCACGTACAACAGCCGGAAGAGTCTTATGGCCCATAAGAGGAATACTTTTGCACATCAGCAGACTGT TTTCGCCTGTCGGGCGTGCAACAGGCTGTGTCCTACGAAACGCTCCCTGGAATCGCACATGGCCGCCGTCCACTCGGCGACGAAGGACTTCTGTTGCGAAGTCTGCGACGCTAGGTACACGAATCGAAAGTCTTGGGTGCGACACGTGGCGACCCACGACCCGAGCAGAGCCAAAGAGGTCTTCATATGCTACCGGTGCCCGAAGACTTTTAAG tcCCGTAGCATGCTAACCCGACATCTGAAGAAAGTTTGCGAGAAAGAAAAGTTGATAATCGAAGAAAATAATTACTATCAAGAAAACGTTTCTAATTTATAA